TGAACATGACGAACCCTTCATGTTTGGCGAACTCTTAGAAACTGGCGAACCCGCCAAGATTGGCAAACCCTATTAGATTGGCGAGCTATTTCAAATGAATAGTAAGTGATGAGCTCATTACTTTCACAAACTGGTATGGGAATTAGGGTCGCGGGAAAAGATGTGAGCTGTCTGAAGTTAAACTTTGAAGCTGCGAAGAAACTAAATTTAAAAAACTTGTGTGCAAGTTATGTTctataggttttttttttaatatttagtatttattagcataatatatttcacatttattaacataaaatcttttttatttctttccatATTTAGGAGTTTTTCTTGTTATAAATACCTCTATTTCATTgttcaaaaataaaatgaaaaatatataaaattttagcagACAATATTTTTTACTAAATTTCTCGTTTCTTCTCtgtaattctttctttcttgctaCAGAAATTCCAACAATATCGATCACTAGTGGCTGATATCAAAATGTTAGGAAATGTATGCTACATAAAGGAAGGGATGGAAATGACAACATAGGTTAAAAAGGAAATATTAAGATGGGTAATGTTTACTTCTAATTTTTGTACGAATGTTGTTATAGATAATGGCTTTGTTACAAATAACAACTTGTAAAGCGTGATTCagtatcaaaaacctttttacacaaaagttaataatttttattttttaacttacATTTGTTATATTCTAAACTCTTTGTAGAGTTTAAAAACTCTATGAAAAATTTTTGCTtaaaaagaattttatttttaattatatatgcaATTTTTAATGTAATAAACTTTGTCTTTTCCCCAAAATGccattttaaaaatcattaaattaggctaaattttctaaaattacaGGAACAAGCTGAAAGCATTTTTAGTTGATTTGCAGGAAAGCACTTTCAAGCGTTTTCAGTGTATTAACAGAAAAACGCTTCTAATTGGAAACTCTTGTTATCCCCAATATTTTTTTTTGTACAGCATGAAACTctaacaaaatatattttattatctttaaaTGCTATATTTTTATTTGAGATTGTTCATATTATAATTTGAGGAGGTTGGTCATTAGACAACTAATTATTATCTTTAAATTGTTAGATATTGTTATCCTTTTGTTTGAGATTATTTCATTTTGTTAGAGTTTGTACAAAGTTTTgtgtttaattttaataattaagtgTATACTCATATTTCACACCgcttaaagaaaaaagaaaatgagactTAGGGTCTATATAAAGACATGTTTTATAAGTTTTACTTTTACAAGAggtgacaaaaaaaaaaggatatCGGGAGCAAAAAGCGCTTCCCACCAGACACGTTTTCGTTATTTTAGTTTAATCtcgtaattttttttaaaaaaatagcctAATCtaataattcttttaaaaaaatggcatttttgaaaaatttacctTTATGATAAGGATCTTTTATAAAAAGatagaaaattttcataataAACTTAGTCATATCAATTTTTTATTTGGCCAAGCTTTTTCCTCTTTCATAAATCTTATTTAGCCAATCTTATTTACCGTAATAATTTAGTGATGAATGATTTGATTAGATATAAAAGAACAAGAAATGAAGAAGGGGTGGGCTGGGCTTGCGATGGCATCACATGCTACCTCGCTAAGTTGTCCGCCACATACACATTACCCCCTATCAACAGTCACTCCGTTAATGCCACACCACACAGTGTATACGCGGTAAAAACTTCCAATGCCATGGGAGGCGAAGGGACTACCTACCCGAGTTTCTGTTGCGGGCCAAGGCAATACTATCAAACTggatattttcttcttctttttttattttctctctttttccttgcTTTCTTTTGCTTGTCTTATAAATAAAAAGTTCGTTCCATCACCAACACCACGTTTTCAATCCCCAACCAAATTTTCATCATAATATACACagttttgtattttttaaaattatggcTGGACAGTCCAGGAAATGGATGGTCTTAGTGGCGGTTATTTGGATTCAAGCATTCACGGGTACGAATTTCGATTTCTCCGCTTATTCCTCCGAGATGAAGAAAGTATTGGGCATATCACAGGTGCAGTTGAATTATCTTGCGGTGGCGTCAGACATGGGGAAGGTATTCGGCTGGTCTTCTGGGTTGGCTCTCATGTATTTCCCTTTGTGGATGGTGCTCTTCATGGCTGCTTTCATGGGCCTTTTTGGTTACGGAATCCAATGGCTCGTCATTTGTAACGTCATCTCTTTGCCTTACATACTGGTATACGCCTGCTCTCACTATAAACTGCTCTTATTCTTTCCATTTTCCACTCCATTTGAATTTAATTATATACTACTACTCCAGAAGAATATATATTGGCCTTTGCCCGCAATTTCAGAAGATTTGATTTCTGGGTTTATCTTTctcctttctctctctctctctctctctccctcaCTCGTATCTCAATTTCAGATTCATGGTGTTCTTTGTTGTAGTTTCTGGTAGATACAAAGACCACCTATGTTATCTGCTTTCTACCATCTTCAGAAATAAGTAAGCTACTAGCAGCCATCAAAACTAATGATGAcgaatattattactatttttatattttatttcactttcAACTTTGGTTTTTGATGGTTTGATATTACAATACATACAATGCGAACAACCCAAAAGCCCACAAGTTAAATTGTGTGATTTTGATTTTtgattctatttccataccattCCACCCACCTCTTTCACTTTCTGGGAttttcttaattaattaaaaatctgCCCTCTTATGTAAGCCTGACGTGACTGATCACTGATCCACGGTTGGTATACTCTTGTATGCATTGCATTGCGGGCACAATGCTTGCTTTATTATTACTCGTATTACTTCTGTCTTCTGTTATTTTTGGTTTGAGGGAAAATGTTTTCCTTCAAAGGTTCAAAGTATTTCTATACATATACGTGTGGTTGAGAAGGTTTCCGTATGGATTAGCAAGTAatgatattatataaatatataaatatatgtgatgAATATTGAATACAATAGGTCCCCTTTCCCTCCTCTTCAAAATTAATAAACACTTTTAGCACCCCTCCCATGCCTTTCATTCCATCCCCTTCCCTACCTCCATTCCTTTAATTAAATACACTTTCCATTGGCACCACATTAGCCTTTTTTCGCCCCCCATCACTTTTACATTGAATAATTTTCTTTCTCGTATCTGAATGTTAGCAATATATCCATTTTTttcaatatatatgtattttttgtaAGGGGCAGAGGTAAATTGTTGAGAGATCAAATTCAAGATTAGATTTGAACATAAGTCCTTTATTTTTCCTCAATAATTTGTTTgatttttctaattattttttttaaacgaCCTTTGATAGATATATTACTCTttgttatttgtttttattttgtttacttAAAATTTATCGATCAACCTGAAAAAAGTAAACTTTTAGGCTGCAGTTTAAACAATGTGGCTGACTTTTTACTTTGTTTCTGGAAAATACATTTTCCTGGTCATGAATCTAGCAATAATTGGTTACATAATGCTCTAGAGTGGAAGACAATTGGTTGTTGGTAATTAATTAATGGCCCTTGCCTTTTAGTCGCAACTGACAattgttttctctcttttgtttgTCATTTTTTGGGGTCATTGATGAAATGATATCCCACTTATTGTCATTTCCATATAAAGCAATATGACGATATCTCCTCTCCACTCCTAAGGCTAAACTTAAAACATCCAAAATACACAACCGCTCTCCTCTGATCCCATATGCAGGATACCCTGGCCCACGTTTTCGTCATTGAATGAGATCGATTCACTTTTGTTTTTTATTGGAGGAAACTTCCAGGTGTCTACATGTAATGACTTTTTGCTGCCTACTGGACAACCAAACTCTCCATTGTCAAATGGTGTctatttatatatgtattcgaATAATTTAAGCCAGCTCAGTTCTATTTTCTGTCGGTTAGTGCTGTTTTTCTCTAGGGTGGGGAGTGTTTGGAACACCTGCTATGCTGGATGAAAGACAAGGAAACTGCAATAATTGTTTGAATCTGCAACTACGCTCCATCCTTCCGGCACAATCCAGAACGATCCTAAGGCTTGTGCACTAACTGCATACTCCCAAGACATTATGCCTGGGCCCCCCATTTTTAATCATTACTGCCCTGTTCTGGTCATTATCCACTGGGGATTCTTCTATGAAACTTTTCCACAAATATTTAGCTGGCATGCTTGCTTCAACAACATCTAAACAATGCATTACCAACCAACGTCATGAACCATAGCTCTTTCTCTTTCATGTTTGATCTTGGTTCAAGCACCGAGTACTAGTAGGAACTAGTACCTTGAACCAAAGGGCATTGTATTGCACCTTCTAGGCATTTGGCAAAACAATgaaagaagatgacatctttggTTTACTCGAAATATTTCATACAATTTTGATGTCAATGATAGCTAGGCTAGCTAAGAGgtacatatatgtatgtacatgtatttgtataaattattaacttgattgttttgtttttatatatGTGGCAGGTTTTCTTTCTATGCTTGTTAGCAGGATGTAGCATATGCTGGTTCAACACAGTTTGCTTTGTTCTTTGCATTAAAAACTTCCCGGCTAACCGAGCACTTGCTTTATCCCTCACAGTGAGCTACAATGGTGTAAGTGCAGCCTTGTACGCCCTTGCTGGTGATGCCATTAGTGCATCATCCAGTTCGCTATATCTTCTTCTGAATTCCCTTGTTCCCCTTATCGTTTCGATTGCAGCACTAGTTCCTATCCTTCGCCAACCCTCGGTGGATCCTCTTTCCCCCGTGGCAGTCCGCAGCGACTCCATTATGTTTCTACTATTGAACGTGCTGGCCGTTTTAACCGGTGTTTATCTCCTCCTTTTTGGTTCAAACACATCGGATACAAGTACATCTCGTCTCCTCCTTGGGGGAGCTATTTTTCTTCTGGTTTTCCCGTTATGTGTTCCCGGAGTTGTCTATGCCCGACGTTGGTTCCATCATACCGTTCATTCTAGCTTCCAACTTAGAGGATCGGGCTTCATTCTGGTGGACGACGATGATCTTGAGCTTCATAAACGGCTGGTTAGCCGTGAGACTAGTTACAATAATCTGAATGGATCATCGTTGAGTAATGATGAGGTATGCGAATACAGATCGAGCAGTCAAAAACTGTGCAACAAAGAAGAAGACGGTGCAAGATGTTGTGAGAAAATGATGGAAAAAGATCAACTGGTAATGCTAGGTGAAGAGCACCCAGCTCATGTACTTGTGGGGAGATTGGATTTTTGGCTCTACTACATAGCATATTTCTGCGGGGGAACAATTGGACTTGTATATAGCAACAATCTAGGACAAATTGCACAATCACTGGGACACAGTTCCAATACTACCTTACTTCTCACTCTTTATTCATCCTTCTCCTTCTTTGGCCGCTTGCTTTCAGCTGCACCCGACTACGTTCGCGCGTAAGTAGTAGCAGTAGTGGTTTTACATTAACATTATTATTAACGGGTACATGTATGATGCCCATTGAACTGATTAACGCTATCTATGCAGGAAATTTTACTTTGCAAGAACTGGTTGGCTAACCATTGCCTTGTTGCCGACCCCTGTTGCATTCTTCTTGCTGGCTGCATTAAGCAATTCAACAGAAGCATTGCGTGTAGGAACTGCATTAATCGGGTTGAGTTCAGGGTTCATATTTGCTGCCGCAGTTTCTGTTACATCAGAGCTGTTTGGACCAAATAGTGTAGGCGTGAATCACAACATTCTGATAACCAATATCCCCATAGGGTCACTGATTTACGGCGTGCTTGCTGCAGTAATTTATGATGGCAACGTGGGGAGGGGCCTGAAATTAATGTTTTCAGATTCAGTAGTATGCATGGGGAGGGACTGCTATTTCTTAACGTTTGTGTGGTGGGGTTGCTTATCCGTTGTGGGCTTAGTTTGTAGTCTGCTATTGTTTATTAGAACCAAGCATGCATACGACGCTTTTGAACGGAATCGTGCATTGGTAGAGCCACAGAGGAACTGGTCATCAAATAGCATAGCATAGGATAACAGCTAGACTGGATACCAAATGAATTAGCAATAAATATCTCTTGATTTTAGTTCAATGTGTAATTTGACATGTGAATTTTGATTTTATGTAATTATAtgcataaaattttgatttaattatatttttacaaaccataatcagtATTATTGACTTAGTATCAAATATCATACACAAATAAGCATACAAGAACCATTTTACTTGTCCagcataaaaataaattaatacagTTATATTTAACATCTATACAATTGTATTAAAATCTAAATTGTATGTTCATAACttgaataaaaatcaaaatttgatacataattatttttttatgtccATAAAGTTGTTATCCTAATAAGATTGGGACTTGTTATCCTGATTTtgaattgttttaaattattgctttatcttatttttattttaaatgtaatttttatCTCTATCTTTATAAATAGAAGTTTTAGTTAATGAATCAAGTGGAATTCTTTCATAAGTTTCCCATTATTTTTTTAGTATTCCGAATATGATTCAATCCATTCCAAATTCACTTTTAAGACTTGATTTGTGTATTTCTCTATTTTCTTGATAACTACAATTGGATTTGACTTGATTCCTCATTATATTACTTTATTCCTATATATCCAAAATTTCCACAATGTAACACCATATCCTCCTTCGAGTAAATATCCTCTTCTGATACATCTCCATGACTTGTACCAACCAATTCTTTATGGAAATTGTTGTACAATTACTGTGTACAATCCATTTTGAACTAAACCAAACACCTCTAATTAATAAAGGAACATTCCAACGAGTGCTCCATGCTTTCTTCCTCTGCCTGACAAAGAAAACATTACGTATTCAAAAATCTGATCCTCTTTTAGATCACAGTTTTGCATGGTAGAACTTCATTTAGAATCTTCTAGAGAAATATGATTACCTTGGTATCTAATTCAAGTTTCTATAGAAGTTAGACATATTTTCTTCAGGATAGAAAAAATAAGTGTGTTTATATTCCTTAACTAAATGTTGGCGAGTTCTTGAAAATAGATAGATTTAATAGAAAACTCACCATCATGAGTGTGTTTCCATCTTATTTTTATGGGTCCATCAAAAATTCTTTTTGTATCCCACCGTATTTGCATATTCGTGTGGCTCGGACAACTCCAAGCTTCTCCATTTATTGATGTAATGCCATGTAACATTGTTCTTAATGATTTCTTTCTCCTATCTCTAAAGGAAGCATTCAATTGTGCACTACTTCTTGACCTGGATCTCATTTAGAAGCCAACTTTGATTATTCACAATTCTCCAAGCTATTTTGGCTAGCAACACTTTGTTAAAATTTTGCATTCTTCTTATTCTAAAGCTTCCTAAGTTTATGCTCAAACATAGATGATCCCAATTTGGGATATGAATTTTTTCTCTTGTTCTCTTCTTCTCTCcaccaaaattttcttattaattGATCTATTGGTTTTTTTGTCTAAGAAAGAGAAAATAGATAGATCAAATATTAGCAATCAAAACTGAAttggtgttttttttttcattcaaattCATATGTTTACATCCAAAGTTTACACTTAAGTAGGAAAATTTTACCAACTACAACTTGACAAGTTAGCATGTCTAGGTATATGGGATCAGTCATTGGCTGATTTCTGTCTAATCAGCATCAATTACATTAACCTAtcaaattaaagataaataaaataatctaacAGCTTTTTTAAACAAGTTGACAACTTGTTGGCTTGTATCAAAAGTTTTAGGACAGTTTTTAGTTAGACTGTTCGCTAAATAGCTTGTCATTCTTTTGGCGATTATCTTTTCCGCCAAATGACAGCTTTCCATTCTGGTGTTTAACTTGTTTGCCAAATGTGCGAGCTGTTGCATGAATGGCCATCTCACAACACTCCTTCTTGGAATTCATGTAACGAACACCAATTTCATTTCTCAGTTTCTCAAACCTTACTTTTCCAAGAGGCTTGGTCAGAATGATCGCCAGTTGACTCCTtgtgcatgtaacaccccgtacccgagaccgttgccggagtcagacacgaggggttcgcagacttaaatcacttatttgcacagtccattttaaatttccagacgagctggctaactgcgtcactgtcaccttaaaaatcatatctcgagttccaaaactcgaaaaccagttccgtaaatttttcctgaaactagactcatatgttcatctacaaatttttttctagaatttttggtctagccaattagtacagtttattagctaaagtctcccctgtttcagggttcgactacactgacctttgcgcattacgacttggatatctccctgtacagggcttcaataccgatgccgtttgtttctatagaaactagactcgaaaaggaatctataaatatatggcatgacttctaattatctctggttaatttataatgaatttccaaagttggaacagggaatccagaaacagttctggccctgtctcacgaaaacttaaatatctcttaacatactgttcatatgatcattttgttactttcctatgaaaacaaattcatcaaggttctattacataatttattcactatttaattccattcctactatttttggtgatttttcacattcacgtcactgctgctatcagcatctatttttaaggtagactttacctattacatagtttccatgattcaactagcccttttgcatatatagcacaaaatatgatcatgattaaccattccaatggctaatcgttcccaaacatttccatacctcttaatgaacatcatacaaaacgattataatattaagctcaaagtgtatataagccattttcgcatggctatccaaatttatacaaaatcaaagggtccatgaccaacaacaaaaagggtagtcctatacatgccatttcaaagttcaaccaaaagtgtaccaaaaggggctttgatagtgtgggagacttcgacttcaataatcccgagtccgatagctgacgaaccaaaatctataaaagcagagattcaaagaacggagtaagcatttaatgcttagtaagttttgagcaatggaattaggctcaactgaagtacagcattcatataactaaacggatgatttcatatacacatatattctcaaaaatcagtcctacttcacatttccaacccttatattcatacataagggatcaacttaaccaaaaccggaagctccttaatcgaccgagcgaatactatttaagaggaatcaattaatccaatgcatgtacaacacatacctcgttgttgagtttttacgagcgtattaattgaaattattacagcagatcgctcattcccaaatcacgtaccttcggaatttaaccggatatagctactcgctcaaatgccttcgggacatagcccggttagagtaactcgcacaattgccttgagacttagccggatttagtaacttcgcacaaatgccttcgggacttagccggatttagtaactcgcataaatacCTTCGGACTTggcggaactagtcactagcgcagatgccttcgggacttagcccggttatcatccaaatattcatacacatatcaataaatcatgacacatctatatttcattttcataattggagTTCAAACACACGTCACGTATTAAGCGATCCCATtctcggctcactagccacatacaaacagcatggtttaatttgctttatgacactatctctatgcacatacggctacccgtcatacgtatagactaattaactcaacatatgattcaagtagaatcatcatatcaccgcatatttgttatgctcatacatcatgacttaatcaaatcggtaacTAAGtttcgttactcgaaaacttacctcggatgttgtcgaacgatttcgatggctattcgaccactttttccttccctttatcgaatttagttcccctttgctcttgagcttaatttaacaaataaattgatttaatcatttgagcatcaaaaagaggaactcaaggtacttagcccatatatatacattagacattaaagtcacatacatgtgaaatcatgcatcaactcaagatattagcccacactcccttttagccgattgtctaaaccaagataaaggcatcaatatgcttgcctctaaccgaatacatgcaacactaatcttctcatgtggccgagtatgcatgtatatgttgaggccaattatatacttaataccacccataaatggcataccaatacatcatgtgcaaacatatatatatatatatatatatatatatatatatgtgcaagagccgaatcataaggttgattataaccatttcatatattttcatcatatacccgaatgcacaaatacattataataacttccaactcaaatcatgttacaaatttatacttcataAGGATAAattattaaccaaatataaacatatatccgaattcacatgtatattttatttttacatgaagcatagccgaatcattttaaccataagtaacataacaagcataaatcatacttatggatataccatggccgattgcttcatgaagttgctaagacctacctttttcaaattctcacacgcactctatcatcttcatacctcaccaacacaacatcaaacatccaccaagaagacaacacccatggtcgagtatcatctccctcacatagcaaagatttaaaccatgggctagttagaactcaagctaacaactaaaaacatgcatgaatctcatggcacaacatcaaacttaccttaacctagatacaagtgtggcgaacctcttcctaatcctcttccaagccgaacatgaagcaagagctccttccttcttctttagaactttcgccaaaagaaatgaaaaggatggacacttttttttctttgttttcatcatattccctttcattattttattaccatgcccttattttatttttcctaacatacatcactaacataacatgtttgtgacatgtttccacccatagcatggctggccactatgctttaatttggctaatttgacatgcaaggacaagcactttcccacatatattaataggccactttaacacttgcctagcatatttctaaattgtctcacataagtccctactaataaatttcacatacactgaccaaattaaagtatggaactatcacacaagcatttacgcacattataaacacagaatataacctttaattatttataagactcggtttcgtggtcccgaaactactttccgactagggtcaatttagggctgtcacaactctcccccacataagaaattttcgtccccgaaaatcttaccggtaaataggtttgggtatcgttctttcatggcattctcggtttcccaagtagcttcttcgatcccgtgtttgagccataacactttcactaacggaacccttttgtttcataactctttcacttcacgagccaggatacgaattggttcttcttcataactcatatcaggttgaatttcaacctcgatggattaattatgcgatggatcggatctataacgtcgaagcatcgaaacatgaaagacgtcgtgaatcttttcaagttcagggggcaaaatcaatctatacgcaactggaccaactcgttcagagatttcatacggcccaatgaatctcggactcaatttgcccttatggccaaatctgagtatctttttccaaggtgaaaccttaagaaacgctttgtctcccacgatactcaatatttcttcgttttaaatccgcatcgacttcgacgatccgatctcgccttggactttcacgaattatttttactttcattcagcatctttaatcaaatccactcaaaattttactttcaccgagctcggtccaaaataatggcgtacggcatttacgcccgtacaaagcctcgtaaggtgccatcttaatacttgattgaaaactattgttgtaagcgaatttaatcaaaggtaaataccgttcccatgaaccactaaactcgaggatgcaacatctcaacatatcctaaagtatctgaattatccgctcggattgaccatcagtttgtggatgaaaagcggtgctaaaatgcagcttggtacccaaagcttcttgtaatttcttccaaaattgcgaggtgaatctcagatctctatccgatacaatagagataggtaccccgtgtaatctcacaatctgagaaatgtacaatttagcaagtttatccaatgaaaaatccgtacgtacggggataaagtgagccaacttagtcagtctatccacaacaacctaaATCGCATCTCTCTTACTTgtcgatactggcaacccagatacgaaatccatcgtgactcgatcccgtttccattcaggtatcatgattggctggagtaaactcgtaggcacttgatgttccgcctttacttgctgacatattaaacacttcgaaacaaaatcgtaaatgtctcgtttcataccatgccaccaaaactgacgtctcagatcgttgtacattttcgtactccccgggtgaatcgacattcggctacaatgagcttcgttcagaatcatcgaaatgagttctgaatttcttggagcacacaaccgacttctgaacctcaaacaatcgtcatcatcaatttgaaactctgattccaaattcgaaacacattcagcccgttttgcaaccagttcatcatcgactttctgagcttcacgaatttgatgaatcaacaatggtttggcctttaattccgccattaacacattgtcggatagaacagacaagtgtacattcatcgctcgtaaagcaaacagtgatttacgacttaaggcatccgcaaccacattagcctttcccgggtgatagtcaatggcaagttcataatctttcaacaactcaagccaacgcctttgtcgcagattcaagtctctttgagtcatcaaatatttgagacttttgtgatccgaaaatacatggcacttctcaccaaataaataatgtcgccatattttcaaagcgaatacgatggtagctaattcgagatcatgggtcggataatttttctcatgtggctttaattgtctcgacgcataggctacaactcgaccctcttgcatcaatacgcaacccaacccaagtagggaggcattactataaatgacaaactctttgcctgattcgggctgcactaaaattggagcttcagtcagataagttttcagttgatcgaaacttttctgacatttttccgtccattcgaacttaacatc
Above is a genomic segment from Gossypium arboreum isolate Shixiya-1 chromosome 8, ASM2569848v2, whole genome shotgun sequence containing:
- the LOC108468161 gene encoding protein NUCLEAR FUSION DEFECTIVE 4-like — encoded protein: MAGQSRKWMVLVAVIWIQAFTGTNFDFSAYSSEMKKVLGISQVQLNYLAVASDMGKVFGWSSGLALMYFPLWMVLFMAAFMGLFGYGIQWLVICNVISLPYILVFFLCLLAGCSICWFNTVCFVLCIKNFPANRALALSLTVSYNGVSAALYALAGDAISASSSSLYLLLNSLVPLIVSIAALVPILRQPSVDPLSPVAVRSDSIMFLLLNVLAVLTGVYLLLFGSNTSDTSTSRLLLGGAIFLLVFPLCVPGVVYARRWFHHTVHSSFQLRGSGFILVDDDDLELHKRLVSRETSYNNLNGSSLSNDEVCEYRSSSQKLCNKEEDGARCCEKMMEKDQLVMLGEEHPAHVLVGRLDFWLYYIAYFCGGTIGLVYSNNLGQIAQSLGHSSNTTLLLTLYSSFSFFGRLLSAAPDYVRAKFYFARTGWLTIALLPTPVAFFLLAALSNSTEALRVGTALIGLSSGFIFAAAVSVTSELFGPNSVGVNHNILITNIPIGSLIYGVLAAVIYDGNVGRGLKLMFSDSVVCMGRDCYFLTFVWWGCLSVVGLVCSLLLFIRTKHAYDAFERNRALVEPQRNWSSNSIA